DNA sequence from the Candidatus Methylomirabilota bacterium genome:
CCGGGGCCTCGTAGACGAAGTTTCCGTTCACGAGGAAGGGCCCCTGGAGCCCGATCGGCGCCAGGTTCACGACGCGCCAGATCAGGTAGCGCTGGCTCGGCCCGAAGGACGAGCCCACGGTGTTGACGAGGTAGGCGGGATTCGCCCCGCCCAACGAGGGGGCCGGGGTCAGGTGGAGCACCGGCTGGATGGCGAAGATGGTGGGGCTATTCAGCGCCGGCGTCGGCTGGAAGAAGGCCACCGGGGGCAGTGGCGGGCACGCCTGGGCGTTGTTGGCGAGCGCGAACTTGCTCATGGCCCGGATGGTGGCGAAGGTGAAGAAGTTCTTGTTGGTGTAGCGGACCTGGTTCGTCGTGATGACGAGCTTGTCCGCTCCCAGGCCGAAGCCGAAGAACTCCGGGAAGCTCGCGTTCACGGTGCCGGGGTTCCGCGTGCCATCGATCCGATACCGACACCAGGCCGGCCCCAGGTTGAGGGGATCGACGGTGCGGGAGACCGCCAGCCAGATGGTCGACCGTCGAGCGCTCACCTTCGTCTGCACGGCCAGCACGTAGCAGCGCCGGAGCAGGGCGGGGGCGTTCGCGTCGCAGTAGACCTTGGGGAAGTCGAAGTCGCCGGAGGCGTCCGAGGTGCCGAAGAAGGCCGTGAGCGGGACCTGGGCGAGCAGGCCTCCCGCGGTCGTGCGCAGCTGGATTGCCGTGTTGGCGGCGTGGAGAACCCGCGCGATCGCCTTGCCGATCTGCGCGCTGGCCTGGTATCCGAAGCCGGCGCTCACCTCGTTGAGCCCGCCGAAGACGGTGACGATGGCCGGGACCTGAGGCGCCACCGCATCGTCGGATTCCGCGGCGAAGACCGGAGCGGCGACCGCCGTGGCCATCGCGATCAGTCCGAGGAGAAGAGTCCGCACTGCGAACCCGCCACGCGCTCTGGACCACTGCCTCATGCGTTCTTCCTCCAGATAGAGCGAGGGTCGAATGTAGACCGACGCTGAGCGATTCGTTCTCGTTGGACTCCGGGAGCAGCGACGCCCTCCCCCCGTCGGCACCCTCCCCTACCCGAGCGCGTCCAGTGCCCGAGCCACCTCCTTGTGAGCCGCCCGGTTGCCCGGCGCGGGTTAGACGTGCGAGAGCGACCGAGCTCGACGACGGGGCCCCCGGCCGTCACGGTGCGGCCGGATGGGCAGTCCAGCATCGAGACCATTTTCGCACAACGACGCGCCCGGGGGAATACCCCTCAAGGGCCTTCCCTTAGAGACCTTTCCAGTGCGGCGGGCTCACGAGCACCCCGAGCCGGCGCGGATCGGGCGCGTCGCCCAGCTCGGCGGGGACGAAGCTGTAGCCGACGCGGATCTGTAAGATGACGCCGCTGCCGAGGGGCTTGGTCACCGGGAGGTCGAGGGCCTTCCACGCGGTCGGCGAGTCGAGGACGACCCGGCCGGCCGGGAGCCCGTCGAGCAGGACGGACACCTCCTGGGGACGCCCCGACACCTGCGGGCTCGGGCACGCGAAGTCGAGATGGAGCGCCCTCCCCTCGACGCGCAGGCTGGCGACGGCCCCGCCCGACGTCCACCGCGCCCGGGCCTCGAAGACCTCCGGGGCGTACTCCCAGCCGTGGAAGCCCCACTCGTAGCCGACGGGGACCGGGCGCGCCGCCACGGTGTGGACCCGAAACCCGAGCGCCACCAGGAGAGCCGCGGCGCCCACGGCCAGCCAGCGCCGCGGCAGCCGCGGGGGCCGGACGGCCGGCAGGGCCAGGGAGACCACCAGGCCGAGCGTGATCCAGAAGTACACCTGCATCGACCGCAGGAGGAAGGTGTACTGGAGCCAGCCGTACACCAGCCAGACGCCGAGGGACACCAGCAGGAAGAGGACGGCGGGCCGCGCCGCGCCGAGCGCCCGGCTCCGGGTGACGATCGGACCCAGGCTCACGGCGACGAGCCCGAGAAAGCTCGCCAGACCGAGGGCGCCCTGCTCGGCGAGGAACTGGGCGTAGAGGTTGTGGGCGGACCAGGAGCCGAAGCGGAGCTGCGGGTACGCGGAGTAGAGGTCGAAGAAGCGCGCGAACCGGCCGCTCCCGACCCCGAGCAGCGGGTAGTCCCGGACCATCCGGCCGGCGACCTCGAGGAGGTGCAGCCGGACGTAGTCCCCGCCGGTCCAGAGAATCTTCTCGAGCGCGCGATGCCCGACCGGTGTGAATCCGAGCAGAGTCGCCATCCCGATCGAGACGGCCACGACCGTCGCCGCCAGTCGGGTCGAGAGCCGGGTGGACCAGCGGGGGTCCAGGTGCAGAGCGACCAGCAGCAGCAAGGCCAGCTCGAGGAGAAAGACCAGGTAGGCCGCCCGCTGGTAGACGACCAGGAGCGCGTACACCGACAGGAGCAGCGCCGTCAGGGCGAGGCCCCTGACCCAGCGCGGGCCGGGCTCGGTGAGGAGGAGGCCCGCCAGGGGGAGGTAGGCGATCGCGTACTGCGCGAAGTAGGACGGGTTGAACCCGAGCCCGGAGAATCCGCCGGCGAACTCGCCGCCCAGCCAGACGGTCAGCACGTGCCGCTCCGGGGCGAGCGGGAACCAGTAGGTGGCGAGCCCGGCGACCGTCACGGCCACGTAGAGGAGCGTGCCGGCCACGGCCAGGCGACGGACCCGTTCCGGGGTCCACCGCTCGTTCACCACCAGGACGTAGAGGGCGGCGCCGCTGGCGACGTTCAGGACCGTCCGGACCCAGAACAAGCTCGACTCGGGCAGGCTCCGGCGGACGCCTTCGAGGATCTGCCGCCACGACGAGACCTCGATCTCCAGCCACGCCTCCTTCAGGTCGAGCGGAAGCGAGATCAGCGCGGAGAGGACGACGAGGACGACGAGCGGGGCATGGGGAAACCTCAGCGGACCGCGGCGC
Encoded proteins:
- a CDS encoding O-antigen ligase family protein, with product MEALAAAAFVALVLCCVGLAPANGLLLLFLLPPLANGEDQRPYFFLLEIAISLTLLAGLAWHLGRRGPLRFPHAPLVVLVVLSALISLPLDLKEAWLEIEVSSWRQILEGVRRSLPESSLFWVRTVLNVASGAALYVLVVNERWTPERVRRLAVAGTLLYVAVTVAGLATYWFPLAPERHVLTVWLGGEFAGGFSGLGFNPSYFAQYAIAYLPLAGLLLTEPGPRWVRGLALTALLLSVYALLVVYQRAAYLVFLLELALLLLVALHLDPRWSTRLSTRLAATVVAVSIGMATLLGFTPVGHRALEKILWTGGDYVRLHLLEVAGRMVRDYPLLGVGSGRFARFFDLYSAYPQLRFGSWSAHNLYAQFLAEQGALGLASFLGLVAVSLGPIVTRSRALGAARPAVLFLLVSLGVWLVYGWLQYTFLLRSMQVYFWITLGLVVSLALPAVRPPRLPRRWLAVGAAALLVALGFRVHTVAARPVPVGYEWGFHGWEYAPEVFEARARWTSGGAVASLRVEGRALHLDFACPSPQVSGRPQEVSVLLDGLPAGRVVLDSPTAWKALDLPVTKPLGSGVILQIRVGYSFVPAELGDAPDPRRLGVLVSPPHWKGL